In a single window of the Deltaproteobacteria bacterium genome:
- a CDS encoding alkaline phosphatase family protein, which produces MAPPGPFGRVPVRILLSPLTRRTRSVLCGSMRTIVLLAFVLGALTPASADSIRCRFGPGATPAVTAPNKPHGSQIPIDTIVVAMQENRSFDHYFAQLRLQGQPHVRRVPKNASNPDPTNPSGPPIPRFHETSYCECADLDHSWNGTHHEWDNGAMDGFTAANTNACNPTGSRTMGFYDSTDLPYYYSLYSQFAIADRYFASALTQTFPNRFYLYAGTSFGHIRNDFPTSPTEFAPPGGTIFEALDNAGITWKIYFSEIPAGFLFAYVRDHAANTAPIQQYFNDAQAGTLPQVVFVDPLFNLSGTESRNMENDEHPPANIQVGEQFVASVANALMASPQWPHAALFHTYDEHGGFWDHMPPPPACLPDNIPPMLQSGDEPGAFDRYGIRVPVVVVSPYSRKHYVSHRTYDHTSIIRFIETRFDLPALTRRDANADPMLRLFNFHRTPFATPPALPPAPVDEAHRLQCSPSGAFIDPVEF; this is translated from the coding sequence ATGGCGCCCCCGGGGCCCTTCGGCCGCGTACCGGTGAGAATCCTTCTTTCCCCCTTGACGAGGAGAACCCGCTCCGTGTTATGCGGGAGCATGCGGACAATCGTACTGCTGGCCTTCGTTCTGGGCGCCCTCACCCCCGCGTCGGCCGATAGCATCAGGTGCCGCTTCGGGCCGGGCGCCACGCCCGCCGTCACGGCACCCAACAAGCCGCACGGCTCGCAGATCCCCATCGACACCATCGTGGTGGCGATGCAGGAGAACCGCTCCTTCGACCACTACTTCGCGCAGCTCCGCCTCCAGGGACAGCCGCACGTGCGCCGGGTACCGAAGAACGCCTCCAACCCGGACCCCACGAACCCCAGCGGCCCGCCGATCCCCCGCTTCCACGAGACGAGCTACTGCGAGTGCGCTGACCTCGATCATTCCTGGAACGGTACGCACCACGAGTGGGACAACGGCGCGATGGACGGCTTCACGGCCGCCAACACCAACGCCTGCAATCCGACCGGCAGCCGGACGATGGGATTCTACGACTCGACGGACCTGCCCTACTACTACTCGCTCTACAGCCAGTTCGCGATCGCCGACCGCTACTTCGCGTCGGCGCTCACGCAGACCTTCCCGAACCGCTTCTACCTCTACGCCGGCACATCCTTCGGCCACATCCGCAACGATTTCCCCACCAGCCCCACGGAGTTCGCTCCGCCAGGCGGGACGATCTTCGAGGCCCTCGACAACGCGGGCATCACCTGGAAGATATATTTCTCGGAGATCCCGGCCGGTTTCCTGTTCGCCTACGTTCGCGATCACGCAGCCAACACGGCGCCCATCCAGCAGTACTTCAACGACGCCCAGGCCGGTACGCTGCCGCAGGTCGTCTTCGTGGATCCCCTCTTCAACCTCAGCGGGACGGAATCGAGGAACATGGAGAACGACGAGCACCCGCCCGCCAACATCCAGGTGGGGGAGCAGTTCGTTGCCAGCGTGGCCAACGCGCTCATGGCGAGCCCGCAGTGGCCTCACGCGGCGCTCTTCCACACCTACGACGAGCACGGCGGCTTCTGGGATCACATGCCGCCGCCGCCCGCCTGCCTCCCGGACAACATTCCACCGATGCTCCAGTCCGGCGACGAGCCGGGGGCGTTCGACCGTTACGGGATCCGCGTGCCGGTGGTGGTGGTGTCGCCGTACTCCCGCAAGCACTACGTGTCGCACCGGACGTACGACCACACGTCGATCATCCGCTTCATCGAGACGCGCTTCGACCTCCCGGCACTGACCCGGCGCGACGCGAACGCCGACCCGATGCTCCGCCTCTTCAACTTCCACCGTACGCCCTTCGCGACGCCGCCGGCGCTGCCGCCGGCTCCGGTGGACGAGGCGCACCGCCTGCAGTGCTCGCCGAGCGGCGCCTTCATCGATCCGGTGGAGTTCTAG
- a CDS encoding DUF3455 domain-containing protein: MMVSSGRRRVALTLSTMVLGVCVSLSPALATPALDDRAPAVPANLEVPEGNTVAFHAHAGGVQIYVCKPSATDATQFAWSFKAPKAKLFDAEGNVVGIHYVGPTWQSQSGSKVVGAVVQSAAAPDLDAIPWLLLQAKSTKGPGVFDRVTFVQRVNTGGGKAPATGCDAADVGREMRVPYTAEYFFYRGTS; the protein is encoded by the coding sequence GTGATGGTTTCGAGCGGACGAAGGCGCGTAGCGTTGACTCTCTCGACGATGGTACTCGGCGTTTGCGTATCGCTCTCGCCGGCCTTGGCCACGCCGGCGCTGGACGACCGTGCGCCCGCGGTACCCGCGAATCTGGAGGTGCCGGAAGGCAACACGGTGGCCTTCCATGCGCACGCCGGCGGCGTGCAGATCTACGTCTGCAAACCCTCGGCGACCGACGCGACGCAGTTCGCCTGGAGCTTCAAGGCGCCGAAAGCCAAGCTGTTCGACGCCGAGGGCAACGTCGTTGGGATCCACTACGTGGGGCCGACGTGGCAGAGTCAGAGCGGCAGCAAGGTGGTCGGGGCGGTCGTGCAGAGCGCGGCGGCGCCGGACCTCGACGCCATTCCCTGGCTGCTCCTGCAGGCGAAGTCCACGAAGGGCCCGGGCGTCTTCGATCGCGTGACCTTCGTTCAGCGGGTGAACACCGGCGGCGGCAAGGCGCCTGCGACGGGCTGTGATGCTGCGGACGTCGGCCGCGAGATGCGCGTGCCCTACACCGCGGAGTACTTCTTCTATCGCGGCACGTCCTGA